The following proteins are co-located in the Fructilactobacillus carniphilus genome:
- a CDS encoding CPBP family intramembrane glutamic endopeptidase: MQKFKNSFWGITAFWVLSVIFIIVLIPAIVGKLFLSNLGMIGLTPLHSNNFQSFIIIDLIMLIVLMLFNHFFWKEKIFWLSNVPLGKQLVVDGLIVIILVGLLYNIFAVKFTFNNGAYMNLISDIEAGVLEEYLFRGILLITLLKYFINVRKLVSYKGILAALLVSSLMFAVMHLVNLVRPLLDSENVIKVAVQIFLTVFVGIILGVIYLRTRSIILPMIVHFCFDFSSDFIQNSLTYVGGNTDLFIHAICYIVISLLILFTFIRPSNSKQILSNFKVTN; encoded by the coding sequence TTGCAGAAATTCAAAAATTCATTTTGGGGAATCACCGCATTTTGGGTCTTGAGTGTCATTTTTATTATTGTATTGATTCCAGCAATTGTGGGGAAATTATTTTTAAGTAATTTGGGGATGATTGGGTTAACCCCACTACATTCCAATAACTTTCAATCGTTTATAATCATTGATTTAATCATGTTGATTGTTTTGATGCTTTTCAATCACTTTTTTTGGAAAGAGAAGATCTTTTGGTTATCTAATGTACCGTTGGGGAAACAATTAGTCGTTGATGGATTGATAGTAATCATATTGGTAGGTCTTTTATACAATATTTTTGCCGTTAAATTTACGTTTAACAATGGCGCTTATATGAACCTCATTAGTGACATTGAAGCTGGTGTTTTGGAAGAATATTTATTTCGAGGGATTTTGTTAATCACACTTCTGAAGTATTTTATTAATGTGCGAAAGTTAGTAAGCTATAAAGGAATTTTGGCTGCTTTATTGGTTAGCAGTTTAATGTTCGCTGTAATGCATTTGGTTAATTTGGTGAGACCATTGTTAGATAGTGAGAACGTAATTAAAGTAGCTGTGCAAATTTTTTTGACGGTATTCGTGGGAATTATTTTGGGGGTTATCTATTTAAGAACGAGAAGTATTATCTTGCCAATGATAGTTCATTTTTGTTTTGATTTTTCCTCTGATTTTATTCAAAATTCGCTTACTTACGTCGGTGGTAATACCGATTTATTTATTCATGCTATTTGTTATATAGTGATTAGTCTTCTTATCTTATTTACTTTTATTAGACCAAGCAATTCCAAGCAGATTCTAAGCAATTTCAAAGTAACTAATTAA